TCACGACGAGGACCCAGATCATCTGGCCGAGCCGGGTGACGGGCGGGCCCATGATCCACCACGAGTAGAAGAACGCGCCGACGGCGAGCAGGACGGCCAGGGCGCGCCAGGAGACCAGGCGTCGGACCAGCACCAGGTCAGGAGAGAGCGCGGTCACCTGCTGTTCATCCCTTCGACGACGCTCGGCTTCCCCAACTTCCCCGCGACGTCAGACCAGGGTGCCACATCACGGCCCCCGGACCGGCAGGGGGAGGTCCGGGTCGAGGAGCAGGGCCAGCCGGACGGCCGCCGTGTCCCACCGCCAGTCCCGCTCCACCCACGCGCGACCCGCTCGGCCCATGGCCGCGGCCAGTTCCGCGTCGCTGAGCAGCCGCGCGAGCCGCGCGACGACGGCGTCGAGGTCCGCTCCGGGCACGACGTAGCCGGTCTCCCCGTCCAGGACGGCGTCGGGGGCGCCGCCGGAGTCGCCGGCCAGGACCGGCAGCCCGGTCGCTGAGGCCTCGAGGTAGACGATGCCGAGGCCCTCGACGTCGAGGCCGCGGTGGCGCGTCCGGCACGGCATCGCGAAGACGTCGCCCGCCGCGTAGTGCAGGGCGAGCTCCGCGCCCGGCACCGACCCGGTCAGCACGACGTCGTCGGCCACGCCGAGCCGCTCGGCGAGGCCACGCAAGCGGTCGCGGTACGGGCCGCCGCCCACGAGCAGCAGGGCCACGCCGTCGACCTGCCGGCGCAGGGCGGGCAGCGCGCGGATCAGCGTGTCCTGGCCCTTGCGCGGCATCAGACGGGAGACGCACACGACGACCGGGCGTCCCTGCAGGCCGTACCGGGCACGGATGGCGCCACCGTCGAGCCCGGGCCGGAAGGTCGAGTCGTCCACGCCCGGGGTGAGCCGGACCAGCTTCGCGACGTCAGGGGCGGCCACGGCGGCTGCGATCCGGCCCCTGGTGTAGGCCCCCAGGAAGGTGAGCACGTCAACTCCGGCGGCCACCCGGCGCACCACCTGGGCGGTCCCGGGCAGCCCAGCCCAGCCGGCCTCGTGGCCGTGGGTCAAGGCGACGATGCGACGGGCTCCGGCGGCTCGCAGGCGGGGCGCGAGCAGACCCAGGGGCGCCGCCGCGCCGAACAGGACTCGGTCGCAGGAGAAGCCTCGCAGCAGCTCCGCGGCCCGCCCGCCCACGGCTGGGGTGGGCAGCAGCACCCGGTGCGGGTGGCGCACCACCGGGAAGGGCTGGACGGCGTCGAAGGCGGCGGCGCCGCGCCACTGGGAGGCGTACACGACGACCGAGTCAGCCTCTTGTCGCCGTAGCAGCTCGTGGACGAAGGTCTGGATGCCGCCGGGCCGCGGCGGGAAGTCGTTGGTCACCACCAGCGTCCGCGACACGAGCGAGCACCCTAGTGCGCCAGCCTCCTCAGCTCGGCTCGCCAGGCAGCGGTGAAGGCAGCCAACGAGGTGCCCAGGTCGCGGCGCATGACCCGCGCGGTGGCCACGCCCGGGGCCGTGCCCGACCGGACCTCGGCGGTCACGTCCCGGAAGAACCGGCGCAGCCCGGCCGTCCCGTACGTGCGCACCAGCAGCCGGACGGCGACATCGGCGTCGGCGTACGCGACGGCCCCGACCCGCGGGTCCGCGCCGCTGAAGGCGGCCGCCGACGGCAGCCGAGCCGGGGGTCCGGTCCGGGCAGCGGCGGCGAGGCCCGCCTGCGCGAGGACCCGCTCGGGCACGCCGGTGCCGGCGAAGCCCACCTCGTCGGCCACTCCCTCGGACAGCCAGGTCGGCGGCCCCGGGCGCGCGGCCGCCTGGGCCGCCACATGGGTCGTCTCGTGGGTCACCACCACGCGGCGCCCGAGGGCATCGAGCCGCGCCCAGACACCCGGGTTGGGATAGACGCGGCTGCCGACGAAGGCTCCGGGCGGCAGCCCCGGCGGGCCCTGGCCGGTGGTGACCGCGGCGAAGCCGGCCGCGAGAGCGGGCGCGTCCCCGATCTGGGCGGCGAACTCCCCCAGCGTCGCGGCACCGACGATCACCACCCGGCGGCTCCAGTCACCGCCCCAGAACCCGCTGACGCGGGGTACGGCTCGGGCGCCGGCCGCCGCCAGCGCGGCCAGGGTGCCCCGCGAGGCGTCGCCGACGCCCAGGGCCGGGCCGTCGGCGAGCGCGCGTAGGCGCGCCGGGGGCGGCGCGAGGTCGGCCAGGTCGGCCGGCCCGAGCGCGGCGTCGCGGACGACCACGGGCCGCCCGGCGGCATCGGGGCGCAGGGTGAGCTCCCGCCGGGTCACCAGGCCCACCTCCTCCCAGCCGAGCAGGCGCGTGGTCTCGCCGGCCCGCACGACAAGCGCGCCGCCCTCGACGCGAGCGCCGGTGAGGTAGCCACCTGGCGCCGGGGTGTCCGTCATGACGAGCCGGGGGCCGCCCAGCGGGGTGGCGGCCAGGGCTCGGGCACGCACGTGCGCCGCCACAGCGGCGCCCACCTGCGCCTCGGTCCACGCCCGGGGGCCCCCGAGCGTGAAGCCGACCGCGTGCTGCGGCTGGCTCGCCGGCGGCTGGCTGACCCGAGGCGGGGCGATCGGGCGCGCAACCGACCGGCCGGCGCGTGGCGTAGGGGCCAGGAGCAGGCCGGCGGCCGCGACGGCGGCCAGCGAGCCGGTCAGCAGGGCCCGCCGGCTCCTCACACCAGGCGGACGGCTCCGCTGAAGGGCATCGAGAAGACCCCGGCCACGGTCACTCCCTCACCGGGGTTGGCCGCGTGCACGATGCGGCCGTTGCCGATGTAGATGCCGACGTGGTGGATCGGTGAGTAGTAGAAGACCAGGTCGCCGGGCTGCAGGTCGTTCGCGGAGACGTGGCGGCCGTAGTGGAACTGCTGGCCGGACTGGTGGGGCAGATAGACCCCCACCGAGCGGTAGGCCGCCATGGTCAGGCCCGAGCAGTCGAAGGCGGAAGGCCCCGCGGCACCGTAGACGTAGCGCTTGCCGACCTGGCGCAGCGCGAAGGCGACGGCGCCGGCGGCGCGCCCGGACGCGTGCCCGACGACCTTCGGCAGCTGGACGCTGCGCGTGCGCACGCGCGAGGGCTGCGCGTGGACGTACGCGCGTGCGCGGGCGGCCGCCGCCCGGGCGGCAGCGGCCCGCTCGGCGAGCAGCTTGGCCCGCTGGTCGGCGCGCATCGAGGCGAGCAGCCGCTTCTCGGCCGCCACCTTGGCGTTGATCTGGGCCTTGGCCGCAGCCGCGTCGGCGCGCGCGGTGCGGACCAGGGCGAGCTTCTGGCCGGCCGCCAGCTGGTCGGAGGCGAGCTCCTGCTCGGCGGTCTGGACCCGGCGCAGGACGTCCTCGCGCTGGCGGGTCAGGCTCTCCACGGCGGCCGCCTGCGCCAGATAGGTCGCGGGGCTGGCCGCGGACAGCAGGGACAGCGACGAGCCGCCGGCATCGCTGCGGTACAGCGTCGCCACGATGGTGGCGATGTCGCCCTTGAGGCTGTCCAGGGTGGCCTGGGCGGCGGCGACCTTGGCCTGCAGCTTGGTGTAGGCGCTCTGCGCGGTCGCCAGGTTCATCTCGGCGGCGTTGTAGCGCTCGGCGGCGATCTCGGCCTGGTTCTGCAGCCGGTCCAGGTCACGGGAGACCTGGGCGATGCTGCGGGTGGGCGCGGCCTGGCTCGACGCGGGGAGCAGCGTCAGCGCGCATCCGGCGATGGCGAGGGCGACGAGCGCGCGTCGCAGCGGCAGACGCAGTTGGCGGCGGGTCGCCACGGGTGGCGGCTCTCCTCTTCCTCGGCCGCCTACCGGGTGAGCTGACGGGTTCGGGCGGGGAAGCGCGCCCTACGCCGGCCCGACGAGCGGCCCGGCGATTCACCCCAGGGACTTGGGTCCCCGGCTCGGGCGTCCTCGCGACCACGGTCGCGACTGGCCCGACTCGGCGGGGGTGGCGGCGCCCCTGGCAGGGACGAGGTCCGACACCCGGCGTGCACCTTAGCGACGTCCGGCGTGACAGATCAAACCCCCACGCCGATGGCCGGCGGAAGATCCGGCGGGCCGTGGGGGTGTGCGCCAGGGTCGCCGGGTTCGCCGGGTGCCGGCACCAGCCGCAGCGGGGGTACCAGGCCGGAGCCGGCCAGGACCGCGATCGCTGCGCGCTCGGCCTCCTCCAGCTCCACCGCGGCAACCGCGCCGGTCCCGTCCCGCTCGGCCCCGGGCGGCCCCAGCAGGACCGTGACCACGCAGTCGTGGCAGGCCACGTCCCGGACCGCGCACGTCGCGCACTCGATGATCATCGCGTCCTCCAGCGGCCCTCGGCCCTCGTCGGCGCCCGCCACGCTAGGACGACCCCCCGACAACCCCGGTGACCGGCCGCCTTGGTGTCCGTGGACCAGGAGGATGTCCGGCGGCTAGGAGCGCTCGAGACGGCGCAGGAGGGCGGTCGACGCCACCGGGCGAGCGCCCGCGGCGCGCACGCCGTCGGCCACCTCCCGATCGCTCGACACCACGACGACGGGCCGTCCGGTGGGCTCGGCGCGGACCAGCCGGCGGATCACCTCGTCCGCGGTCGTGCCGGCCGGGCTGAACAGGACCCGCACCCCGCGCGGGGCGGGGCTCGGTGCCGGGACGTCGAGGCTGGCCCCGTCGAAGACGACGCTCACCTCCGCCCCGGTCTGCGCGACCAGGGCGGCCAGGCGGGTCGTGAGGCGGGCCCGCTGCTCCTCCAGCGACAGCCCGCCGAATCCGGTCTTGGTCACGTTGTAGCCGTCCACGACCAGGTGCACCTGCGGCAGGGCGAGCAGCTGGTCCAGGTGCGCGGGGTCATCGCGGTCGAGGGCGCGGGCCCGTACGTCCTCCGCAGCGCCCGCGCGGGCGTCCACCCCGTCCCCGGGCCGTGCGCCCTCCGGGACCGGAGGCAGCGCCAGCTCGCGGCGCAGGCCCGCCGCGGCGTCCAGCACGGTGTCCAGGAGCAGCCGGAGCCGGACCTCCGCCACGCTGCGCCCCTCGCGGGCGGCCCGGCGCCCGGCCTCCAGCCCCGCCTCCGCCTCGGCCAGCCGGGCACGCACCCGACGCAGGTCGGCCTCCGCGGCCGCGACCTGCCGCCGCGCGTCCGCGGAGGCGGCCTCCGCGGACGCGGCCGCCGCCTGCGCCCGGGCCTGCTCCTCGGCGTACGACGCGCGTAGCTCTCGGACCTCGCGCCGGGAGGCGGCGAGCTCGCGGCGCACGGCCTCGAGCGCCTCCCGGGCGCTCGCCTGCTCGGCGCGCGCCTGGGCGCGGGCCGTCTCGAGCTGCTCGCGCACGCGCGCGAGCTCGGCTCTTTCCTGGGCGCCGCGCCCGGTCCGTGCCTCGTCCCGGACCTGCCGGACGGCCGCCGGCCACACCTCGGCGTCCAGCAGGTAGGCCACGGCGGCGACCTCGACGGGGTCCGCGGCCACCGGGAGCCGGCCCGCCTCGAGGGCCTCCGCCAGGTCCGGCGCGTCCTCGCGGGCGCGGGCCGCGACCCGCACCCGGAACCCGGGGTCGTTCTCGAGCGCGGCCGCGAGGGCCGTGGCGCCCGCGCGGGCGCGCTTGGCCGGCGCGAAGCGCGCGACGGCCCGCAGCCGCGGCGGCACCTGGTCGGCGGCCAGGGTCCCGAGCGCGGCCGCGGCCAGGACGGCCACCCGGTCCCGGACGGCGTCCGGCAGGGGTTGGCCGTCCGGCGACTCGCCGACGAGGTCCGGCGGCTCGGAGGTCACTCGCGCTCCGTCGGCGGCGGCGGGAGGTCGGCCTGCACCTCCTGGACCGCTACGTCGGCTCGCACGTCGGCGTCGGCACGGCGTACCAGCTCGACGGAGTCCAGCGCGTCGCACCAACGGCAGCGCACGGACTCGATCTGCTCCGAGAGGACCTCGGACTCCTCGACCCGTGCCTCCCCCGCGAGGTCGAGGTGGACGAACTCGCGGACCCGCGAGGAACGGGTCACGTCGAAGCGGGTGAGGTTGCCGCACCTGGTGCAGCGCCAGCGAGTGTCGGCGCGGGGCAAGGGGATGGGCACACGGACCTCCGGGAAGGGGCGGGGTCCTCAAGGCTAGGCGGCACCGGCCCGCGTCCGCCCGGCACGCCTGCGCGAAGTTGTCGGTGCCCGCACCTACCGTCGGGGAGGAGATGAGCGCCGAGACCCTCCCGGCCCGCCCGCACCAGGCGAGCTTCGACGAGCTGGGGACGCCGCTGCGCGAGGTCACCTTCGTCGTCGTCGACCTCGAGACCACCGGCGGGTCGGCGCAGGACTGCGAGATCACCGAGATCGGTGCGGTGAAGGTCCGTGCCGGGAGGGTCCTCGGGGAGTTCCAGACGCTGGTCCGCCCGAACGCCCCGATCCCCCCGTTCATCAGCGTGCTCACCGGCATCACCGACGGCATGGTCGCCTCGGCGCCCACGGTCGGGGCGGTGCTGCCGGCCTTCCTCGA
This Actinomycetes bacterium DNA region includes the following protein-coding sequences:
- a CDS encoding NYN domain-containing protein → MTSEPPDLVGESPDGQPLPDAVRDRVAVLAAAALGTLAADQVPPRLRAVARFAPAKRARAGATALAAALENDPGFRVRVAARAREDAPDLAEALEAGRLPVAADPVEVAAVAYLLDAEVWPAAVRQVRDEARTGRGAQERAELARVREQLETARAQARAEQASAREALEAVRRELAASRREVRELRASYAEEQARAQAAAASAEAASADARRQVAAAEADLRRVRARLAEAEAGLEAGRRAAREGRSVAEVRLRLLLDTVLDAAAGLRRELALPPVPEGARPGDGVDARAGAAEDVRARALDRDDPAHLDQLLALPQVHLVVDGYNVTKTGFGGLSLEEQRARLTTRLAALVAQTGAEVSVVFDGASLDVPAPSPAPRGVRVLFSPAGTTADEVIRRLVRAEPTGRPVVVVSSDREVADGVRAAGARPVASTALLRRLERS
- a CDS encoding NlpC/P60 family protein translates to MATRRQLRLPLRRALVALAIAGCALTLLPASSQAAPTRSIAQVSRDLDRLQNQAEIAAERYNAAEMNLATAQSAYTKLQAKVAAAQATLDSLKGDIATIVATLYRSDAGGSSLSLLSAASPATYLAQAAAVESLTRQREDVLRRVQTAEQELASDQLAAGQKLALVRTARADAAAAKAQINAKVAAEKRLLASMRADQRAKLLAERAAAARAAAARARAYVHAQPSRVRTRSVQLPKVVGHASGRAAGAVAFALRQVGKRYVYGAAGPSAFDCSGLTMAAYRSVGVYLPHQSGQQFHYGRHVSANDLQPGDLVFYYSPIHHVGIYIGNGRIVHAANPGEGVTVAGVFSMPFSGAVRLV
- a CDS encoding glycosyltransferase family 4 protein — translated: MSRTLVVTNDFPPRPGGIQTFVHELLRRQEADSVVVYASQWRGAAAFDAVQPFPVVRHPHRVLLPTPAVGGRAAELLRGFSCDRVLFGAAAPLGLLAPRLRAAGARRIVALTHGHEAGWAGLPGTAQVVRRVAAGVDVLTFLGAYTRGRIAAAVAAPDVAKLVRLTPGVDDSTFRPGLDGGAIRARYGLQGRPVVVCVSRLMPRKGQDTLIRALPALRRQVDGVALLLVGGGPYRDRLRGLAERLGVADDVVLTGSVPGAELALHYAAGDVFAMPCRTRHRGLDVEGLGIVYLEASATGLPVLAGDSGGAPDAVLDGETGYVVPGADLDAVVARLARLLSDAELAAAMGRAGRAWVERDWRWDTAAVRLALLLDPDLPLPVRGP